The stretch of DNA GGCCACCCACACTGGATTCCCAGAGAATGCGGTCCTGTCAGAGACACACCAGTTCAAGACTGGGACCCGCTCGCCACGGCTGTCAAGGCAGGAACCCGGAAGCCACCGCCAGCTGTTTTGAGCAAGAAAATAGCCGGGCCCCGAAGGACCCGGCTGATTCCAGTGAAAGTTTAGGCTCGGCGACGTTGGAGCACGTCATCCAAATTGTTCAGGGCGTAGCTACCGCGCTCGGCGGCAGGAACAGAGGCAGGCGGCAGAGGGCCGGCGCTGCCTTCTTCTTNTGGCAGTTCATCAGAAACAGTATCTGGCACAGAAGCAATTCCCTCAGCTCCCTCGCCCACACCAGCTTGGGCCGCCTTGATGGAGGTCCCAGCTGACTTCGGCGCTTGCGGCACGATCAGCGGCTTCTGCAAACTCAACGCCCGTGCCGCAGTCACATAACCAGGCACCGGAACCTCAACAGGCTCCCACGACTCCCNCGAGAATTCACCTTCAGCAAGAGTTTGAGTGTGCGCCAACTTGGCATCTGCTGTGCCTTTGGCTGCCACGCGCAGGGCCGCGGTACGCAGTTCCTCTGCGGTCAACGGTTNTTGCACGGGTGCCGGTTCTGCACCTTCGGCACCGTCAAAGAGCGCCGTCTCCCGCGGTTGCGGCGCCGGTGCCAACGACTGTGCTGAAGCCGTGTTCGCCGTCGTGCCTGAATCCATGCGGGCAGCTCGGCGGGCAGCTTGATCACGGAGGGCAAGGGTTCGCAGGCCGAGAATAACTGCAACGAAGGCAGCCAGCGACGTCCACGTCACAGAGGCAGAGCCCAACGAGAAGACATTCAAGGCGCCGGAGATTCCTGCTGTCAACAATGCCAGCAAGCCAACCAGGGCAATAAATGTCCTACCCCAGCGAATTCTCAATGGTGGTTCAGCTGCCGAAGGCACGGCCGAAGAAGGTCCCGGCCCCACGTGAATGTGGGCGTCGGAAGTAATGCTTTCCATTGACGTCTCCTGCAACTGCTGGATGGTGGGCTAGCGGCGCATGTCCGGCCACATTTCAACCCTAAAGGGGAAACATGTCCCTACCTGCATTACTGGCGGTGTGTCGCCCGGTAAGAGCGAAAATCACCTGTTTCTTACGTCCGACGTCGAATATCCTCACCCAGCACTTCTGGACGAGCTGCCGCTGGTGTATAGGTAGCACTGGAACTGATCGCTGGTGTCAGCGGAATCTACCGGGTAGCTAACCAACGAGCCAAAATCCCTCCGGNGACTTCTTCTTCGGTCAGTGCAAAACTGCGATGGTCCGCCCACTTGCCGTTGATGTGTAGGTAACGCGGGCGCAGGCCCTCATNCCGGAAACCCAATTTTTCCACAACCCGCAAACTGGCCGTATTTTCGGGGCGGATATTGATTTCCATCCTGTGCAGACCCAGCTGCCGGAAACAGTGGTCAGTAGCCATGGCTACAGCAGTTGGCACAATGCCACGGCCGGCCCTACCCTGATCCACCCAATATCCCAGCGTGGCAGACATTGCCGAGCCCCACTGGATGGAGGAGACAGTCAGCTGTCCCACGATGGCTGGCTTGGGCTGGGTGGGGAGCCGCTCGGTGATGATGAACGGGAGCGCCGCAGCCTCACGGGCTTGCTGGTTCAGGACCCGAACCATCCCGGCATAGGTGGGCAGCGGGCCCTGACCAGCAGGGTTACTTGCCTCCCACGGCGCCAGCCATGCCGAGTTGCGCGTTCGCACGCGCGTCCACTCTGCCTTGTCGCGAAGCTTGATGGGGCGCAGGCACAAATCACCGCATTCCAAAGTCACCGGCCAGATGGCCTGCCCCACACGAAGTTATACCTTGAGGCCGGCGGTGAATTCGCCCAACCACTCGCGTAGGTCTGGGCCTAAGTCTTCGCTTTCGCAGGCCAAGGTGACAACAGCTTTGAGGTAGCTCAGCTTGTCACCGGTGTCATAGCGGCGGCCGTGGAAGATCACGCCGTACACCCCGCCTCCTTCACCTTCCATGGTCGCCAAGGTTTGCAGGGCGTCGGTGAGCTGAATTTCATTGCCGCGTCCTGGCGGGGTGTTTTCCAGAACCTCAANAACTGCTGGGTGCAGCACGTAGCGGCCAATAACTGCCAGGTTAGAAGGAGCTTCCTCGATGGAGGGCTTTTCCACGAGGTGGTTGACGCGGACGTACTCTTCACCGTCAATGATGCTCATGTCCGCACAGCCGTAGGAGGAGATCTTCTCCTGCGGAACCTCGATCAAGGCCACCACGGAACCGCCGGTGCGTTCCTGCACAGCGATCATGGTGGTCAGGAGCTCATCGCGTTCATCGATCAAGTCATCACCCAAGAGCACAGCAAACGGCTCATTACCCACATGGGTCTTGGCACGCAATACTGCGTGGCCTAGGCNCCTGGGATCACCCTGGCGGACGTAGTGAATTTCGCCAAGGTCGGTGGCGTGCTGGATGGCGGCTAGACGTTCGGTGTCACCCTTGGCCTCCAACAGCTGCTCCGTGACCGGGACACGGTCAAAATGGTCCTCCAAGGCGCGCTTGTTACGCCCAGTGATCATCAAAACGTCGGTGAGGCCGGCGCTAACAGCTTCCTGAACCACATATTGAATGGCAGGCTTGTCAACGACAGGCAGCATTTCCTTGGGCATTGCTTTGGTGGCTGGCAAGAAACGAGTTCCCAAACCAGCTGCGGGAATTACCGCCTTGCGTACATGCTTTGCAGAAGTCATGCCACTAGGTTAGCTGAATTGGCCTAGAAAGCGCGGATAATGTGAGTTGTACACGTCAACAGTCGTTCGAAAGGGCCCCATGAGCTCACTGGATGGCCCTCTGGCCAGTCCCTTGGACAAACCTTTGGACAAACCTTTGACAAGGCTGCTTGGCGCGCCCGGTTGCGTGCCCAGCGCCGGGACATGCAGGTCTCACCCCAGCGATTCGGCCGCAGGTTTGGCCCGGGCGGGGATTGGCTGGCTAACTACTCTGAGAGAGCCCGTTAACCCAAGGAATAGTGGCGGTGCGCAGGCCAAATCTGGTGCCGGATTTGATACCGATGGCGGCGCTGGTACGCCTCGGTGCGTTTGTGCTTATATTTCGATGGGCAATGAGCCACCCACCGGACAGCTCTTGGATGCATTGGCTGCTGCCGGGCACATCGTGTACGTGCCAGTCTGCGAACCCAATTTTCAGCTGACGTGGACCCGATGGTCACCCGGTGCTCAGATGGCGCCAAGCCTACTGGCTCCCGTCTTGGAACCCATGGGTGTGCGCTTACCGTTCGCCCAACTNGGGGCAGTGCGGGCTATTTTNGTCCCAGCCCTTGCTGTCGACGCATCCGGAGTCCGCTTAGGCCAAGGCGGCGGCTATTACGACCGGTTCCTAGCGAACGTCACGGATGTCCCGTTGGCCGCC from Arthrobacter polaris encodes:
- the galU gene encoding UTP--glucose-1-phosphate uridylyltransferase GalU, producing MTSAKHVRKAVIPAAGLGTRFLPATKAMPKEMLPVVDKPAIQYVVQEAVSAGLTDVLMITGRNKRALEDHFDRVPVTEQLLEAKGDTERLAAIQHATDLGEIHYVRQGDPRXLGHAVLRAKTHVGNEPFAVLLGDDLIDERDELLTTMIAVQERTGGSVVALIEVPQEKISSYGCADMSIIDGEEYVRVNHLVEKPSIEEAPSNLAVIGRYVLHPAVXEVLENTPPGRGNEIQLTDALQTLATMEGEGGGVYGVIFHGRRYDTGDKLSYLKAVVTLACESEDLGPDLREWLGEFTAGLKV
- a CDS encoding 5-formyltetrahydrofolate cyclo-ligase, producing MSSLDGPLASPLDKPLDKPLTRLLGAPGCVPSAGTCRSHPSDSAAGLARAGIGWLTTLREPVNPRNSGGAQAKSGAGFDTDGGAGTPRCVCAYISMGNEPPTGQLLDALAAAGHIVYVPVCEPNFQLTWTRWSPGAQMAPSLLAPVLEPMGVRLPFAQLGAVRAIXVPALAVDASGVRLGQGGGYYDRFLANVTDVPLAAVIYAHEFLSAGSLPEXPLDVPVAYAITCRASDYG
- a CDS encoding GNAT family N-acetyltransferase, with translation MGQAIWPVTLECGDLCLRPIKLRDKAEWTRVRTRNSAWLAPWEASNPAGQGPLPTYAGMVRVLNQQAREAAALPFIITERLPTQPKPAIVGQLTVSSIQWGSAMSATLGYWVDQGRAGRGIVPTAVAMATDHCFRQLGLHRMEINIRPENTASLRVVEKLGFRXEGLRPRYLHINGKWADHRSFALTEEEVXGGILARWLATR